A part of Nocardioides sp. WS12 genomic DNA contains:
- a CDS encoding DoxX family protein: MNVVVWIVSGLLAALFLMAGTMKLAKSKEQILADPKMGWAEDFSPGMLKVIGAAEVAGGLGLILPGAFDIATWLVPAAAIGLAVTMAGAALTHARRSEWSSAVFTVVLLALAVFVAIERIGPQAF, from the coding sequence GTGAACGTCGTCGTCTGGATCGTCTCGGGCCTGCTGGCCGCCCTCTTCCTCATGGCCGGCACCATGAAGCTGGCCAAGTCCAAGGAGCAGATCCTCGCTGACCCGAAGATGGGCTGGGCGGAGGACTTCTCCCCAGGCATGCTCAAGGTCATCGGTGCAGCAGAGGTCGCCGGCGGACTCGGTCTCATCCTGCCGGGCGCCTTTGACATCGCCACCTGGCTCGTCCCGGCCGCGGCGATCGGCCTGGCCGTGACGATGGCCGGTGCAGCGCTGACCCACGCTCGCCGCAGTGAATGGTCGAGCGCCGTGTTCACCGTGGTCCTGCTGGCCCTCGCCGTCTTCGTCGCGATCGAACGGATCGGCCCCCAGGCCTTCTGA
- a CDS encoding HAMP domain-containing sensor histidine kinase: MARRPWGPSVRLKLTLSYAGFLMVAGGLLLATVWVFLLRYVPDQAAFQPSFGPSRTDLQKAFTPRAIQAMSFLLVFGLVGGWFLAGRMLAPLNRITRATRQATTGSLSHRIEMEGRNDEFRQLADDFDAMLARLEAHVAEQQRFAANASHELRTPLTITQTLLEVARNEPTRNVDELIDRLHHVNARAIDLTEALLLLSRADRQAFARGVVDLSLAAEEATETLLPLAEKRGLTIETSGDQALTTGSQALLLQMTTNLVHNAIVHNLPADGAVWVRTGAHPAGVVLTVESTGETLTPQLVATLVEPFQRGNQRIRTDHAGIGLGLAIVQSIVNAHDGTLTLTPRPEGGLVVSVVLPARP, encoded by the coding sequence GTGGCTAGGCGGCCGTGGGGCCCGAGCGTCCGCCTCAAGCTCACCCTCAGCTACGCGGGCTTCCTGATGGTCGCGGGCGGCCTGCTGCTCGCCACCGTCTGGGTGTTCCTCCTGCGCTACGTGCCGGACCAGGCCGCGTTCCAGCCGTCGTTCGGGCCGTCGCGTACCGATCTCCAGAAGGCCTTCACCCCGCGGGCGATCCAGGCGATGTCCTTCCTGCTCGTCTTCGGTCTTGTCGGGGGTTGGTTCCTGGCGGGACGCATGCTCGCACCGCTGAACCGGATCACCCGCGCCACCCGCCAGGCCACCACCGGCTCGCTCTCCCACCGGATCGAGATGGAGGGGCGCAACGACGAGTTCCGCCAACTGGCCGACGACTTCGACGCGATGCTCGCGCGCCTCGAGGCGCACGTCGCCGAGCAACAGCGGTTCGCCGCCAACGCCTCGCACGAACTGCGCACGCCCCTGACGATCACGCAGACCCTGCTCGAGGTCGCCCGCAACGAGCCGACCCGCAACGTCGACGAACTCATCGACCGGTTGCACCACGTCAACGCGCGCGCCATCGACCTCACCGAGGCGCTGCTGTTGCTCAGCCGCGCCGACCGGCAGGCCTTCGCGCGCGGCGTCGTCGACCTGTCACTCGCTGCCGAAGAAGCAACGGAGACGCTGCTCCCGCTGGCCGAGAAGCGCGGTCTCACCATCGAGACGTCCGGCGACCAGGCGCTGACCACCGGCTCGCAGGCCCTCCTCCTGCAGATGACGACGAACCTCGTCCACAACGCGATCGTGCACAACCTGCCCGCCGACGGAGCGGTGTGGGTACGGACCGGTGCTCATCCCGCGGGCGTCGTACTCACGGTCGAGAGCACGGGCGAGACGCTGACGCCGCAACTGGTGGCGACCCTCGTCGAGCCGTTCCAGCGCGGGAATCAGCGGATCCGCACCGATCACGCCGGCATCGGCCTCGGGCTGGCCATCGTCCAGAGCATCGTGAACGCGCACGACGGCACGCTCACCCTGACGCCACGCCCCGAGGGCGGCCTGGTCGTCAGCGTGGTGCTGCCAGCCCGGCCCTGA
- a CDS encoding MmcQ/YjbR family DNA-binding protein codes for MATIEDVRGLGSELERSYEVYVRHRLKFRVKQIVYVAFSLDETVMGFAFPKEERAGLVAGNPDKFQMPRESDLRFHWVHANLAALDPIEAREFVVDAWRMVVPQKVARAYDLTHPEGPGEPPDS; via the coding sequence ATGGCAACGATCGAGGACGTGCGCGGGCTGGGCTCCGAGCTCGAGCGCTCCTACGAGGTCTACGTCCGCCATCGGTTGAAGTTCCGGGTCAAGCAGATCGTGTACGTCGCGTTCTCGCTCGACGAGACCGTGATGGGCTTCGCGTTCCCCAAGGAGGAGCGCGCAGGCCTGGTGGCCGGCAACCCCGACAAGTTCCAGATGCCGCGGGAGTCCGACCTGCGCTTCCACTGGGTGCACGCGAACCTGGCGGCGCTGGACCCGATCGAGGCACGTGAGTTCGTGGTCGACGCGTGGCGGATGGTGGTACCGCAGAAGGTCGCGCGGGCCTACGACCTCACCCATCCCGAGGGACCGGGCGAACCGCCGGACTCGTGA